A single genomic interval of Daucus carota subsp. sativus chromosome 1, DH1 v3.0, whole genome shotgun sequence harbors:
- the LOC108212074 gene encoding uncharacterized protein LOC108212074 isoform X2 has product MAATYNTNGNDTVAARDHESNSAEKKYGEIMPKKKPLISKNHERAFFDSADWALCKQAAGVDPISSVYIENLQPKLQRTPHQQLPPRRPACSSGRDGLISSSN; this is encoded by the exons ATGGCAGCTACTTACAACACAAATGGAAACGACACTGTTGCTGCCCGTGATCACGAG TCAAACTCAGCAGAAAAGAAATATGGAGAAATAATGCCAAAGAAGAAGCCTTTAATCTCCAAG AATCATGAAAGGGCCTTCTTTGACTCGGCAGATTGGGCGTTATGCAAG CAAGCTGCAGGAGTTGATCCGATATCGTCTGTGTATATAGAGAATTTGCAGCCAAAACTGCAG AGAACACCTCACCAACAGCTTCCTCCACGGAGACCTGCTTGCAGTTCTGGAAGGGATGGCCTCATCAGCTCCTCTAATTAG
- the LOC108212074 gene encoding uncharacterized protein LOC108212074 isoform X1, which yields MLTVNVTGEINKKMAATYNTNGNDTVAARDHESNSAEKKYGEIMPKKKPLISKNHERAFFDSADWALCKQAAGVDPISSVYIENLQPKLQRTPHQQLPPRRPACSSGRDGLISSSN from the exons ATGTTAACTGTAAATGTAACAGGGGAAATAAACAAGAAGATGGCAGCTACTTACAACACAAATGGAAACGACACTGTTGCTGCCCGTGATCACGAG TCAAACTCAGCAGAAAAGAAATATGGAGAAATAATGCCAAAGAAGAAGCCTTTAATCTCCAAG AATCATGAAAGGGCCTTCTTTGACTCGGCAGATTGGGCGTTATGCAAG CAAGCTGCAGGAGTTGATCCGATATCGTCTGTGTATATAGAGAATTTGCAGCCAAAACTGCAG AGAACACCTCACCAACAGCTTCCTCCACGGAGACCTGCTTGCAGTTCTGGAAGGGATGGCCTCATCAGCTCCTCTAATTAG